From one Actinomycetes bacterium genomic stretch:
- the hemG gene encoding protoporphyrinogen oxidase has translation MSRTVTIVGGGITGLAAAWEALNRGDSVRVLEASDHFGGLIRTSPVELPGGDALVIDEAADAFLARVPEAVDLCRELGLEDQFTQPAAGRAMVHTPGGLKWFPAGSVLGVPLDLDDLQESGLLSDAGMAAVRAESGREDSALTEDASVGGFLRARFGNELVDRVVGPLVGGISAGDVDRMSLRATTPQIADAAAVGGCLTDELRRRASSAPAGPVFHGLRGGTGTLIDALVEQLGDRGAVLETNTSVESLEALDADRLVLTTPAATSARMLAGTSATSVELLGSIETVSVVLVTLVYDRLDLPDGASGYLVPRDSGQFLAAVSWGSTKWAHWDDGRHSVLRASAGHRDDQRVCEMTDEEIVAGMLADIATTSGLDTAPVATRVSRWNDGFHQYDVGHLDLVDRIDEALGHDTDGRIRVAGSAYRGVGIPACIRQGRAAVVD, from the coding sequence ATGAGTCGAACGGTCACGATCGTGGGTGGTGGGATCACCGGCCTGGCCGCGGCATGGGAGGCACTCAACCGCGGCGACTCCGTACGCGTACTCGAGGCGTCCGACCATTTCGGCGGTCTGATCCGTACCTCACCGGTGGAGCTGCCCGGAGGCGACGCGCTCGTGATCGACGAGGCCGCCGACGCGTTCCTCGCCCGCGTGCCCGAAGCGGTCGACCTCTGCCGCGAGCTCGGTCTGGAGGACCAGTTCACGCAACCGGCCGCGGGACGGGCCATGGTCCACACGCCCGGCGGGCTGAAGTGGTTCCCTGCCGGGTCCGTCCTCGGGGTACCACTCGACCTGGACGACCTCCAGGAGTCAGGCCTGCTCAGCGACGCTGGCATGGCGGCTGTTCGCGCCGAGTCGGGTCGCGAGGATTCTGCGCTCACCGAGGACGCCTCGGTGGGTGGCTTCCTGCGGGCCCGATTCGGCAACGAGCTCGTGGACCGGGTGGTCGGGCCGCTGGTCGGAGGCATCAGCGCGGGCGACGTGGACCGCATGTCGCTTCGGGCCACCACCCCCCAGATCGCGGATGCCGCAGCGGTCGGCGGCTGCCTCACCGACGAGCTCCGCCGGCGTGCATCGTCGGCGCCGGCGGGCCCGGTGTTCCATGGCCTGCGCGGTGGCACCGGCACCCTCATCGACGCGCTGGTGGAACAGCTCGGCGATCGCGGCGCCGTGCTCGAAACGAACACCTCTGTGGAGTCCCTGGAGGCGCTCGACGCCGACCGCCTGGTGCTGACCACACCCGCTGCCACGTCGGCACGGATGCTTGCCGGCACCTCGGCCACGTCGGTGGAGCTCCTGGGTTCGATCGAGACGGTCTCGGTCGTGCTCGTAACGCTCGTCTACGACCGCCTGGACCTGCCCGACGGGGCGAGCGGTTACCTGGTTCCCCGCGACTCCGGGCAGTTCCTGGCGGCGGTGTCGTGGGGGTCGACCAAGTGGGCTCACTGGGACGACGGTCGCCACAGCGTCTTGCGCGCCTCGGCCGGGCACCGCGACGACCAGCGCGTGTGCGAGATGACCGACGAGGAGATCGTGGCCGGGATGCTCGCCGACATCGCCACGACGTCGGGCCTCGACACAGCGCCGGTAGCCACCCGGGTGTCGCGCTGGAACGATGGCTTCCACCAATACGACGTGGGCCATCTCGACCTGGTGGACCGGATCGATGAGGCACTTGGCCACGACACGGACGGACGGATCAGGGTGGCCGGCTCGGCCTATCGCGGAGTGGGCATCCCGGCCTGCATCCGCCAGGGGCGCGCAGCCGTCGTCGACTGA
- a CDS encoding SDR family NAD(P)-dependent oxidoreductase: MSDSGPETKTEPAEIADDAVIPTTALVTGANRGLGLEIARQLGALGTTVFLGSRESTNGDAAAEELRREGHDVRAVQLDVTDQASVDAAAVAIAAEVDHLDVLVNNAGGNFDFGHAVLGSDVEMIAGIVDANCFGAMRCVNALLDLLRAAPNARIVNVTSEAGSHAGPMGLPTQQDNLAGYAVAKAAQNAYTRKLASALEDSSVLVTAISPGFVATQPGSENMGARPVSDGAMSVVWGATLPVGTPTGGYFRDGVPVEF, encoded by the coding sequence ATGAGTGACAGTGGACCGGAAACGAAGACCGAGCCCGCGGAGATCGCGGATGATGCCGTGATCCCGACGACCGCGCTGGTGACCGGTGCCAACCGGGGCCTCGGCCTCGAGATCGCACGACAGCTCGGCGCACTCGGCACCACCGTGTTCCTCGGCTCACGAGAGTCGACCAACGGTGATGCTGCGGCGGAGGAGCTGCGCCGCGAGGGCCACGACGTCCGTGCCGTGCAGCTGGATGTGACGGACCAGGCATCGGTGGATGCCGCTGCAGTCGCCATTGCCGCCGAGGTCGACCACCTCGATGTGCTCGTCAACAACGCGGGTGGCAACTTCGACTTCGGCCACGCGGTGCTCGGCAGTGATGTCGAGATGATCGCCGGAATCGTGGATGCCAATTGTTTCGGGGCCATGCGCTGCGTGAATGCACTGCTCGACCTTCTCCGCGCTGCGCCGAACGCCCGCATCGTGAACGTCACCTCTGAAGCCGGCTCGCATGCCGGCCCGATGGGGTTGCCGACCCAGCAGGACAACCTTGCGGGCTATGCGGTCGCCAAGGCCGCACAGAATGCCTACACCCGCAAGCTTGCGTCGGCGCTCGAGGACAGTTCGGTCCTCGTCACCGCGATCAGCCCGGGCTTCGTCGCCACCCAACCCGGCAGCGAGAACATGGGTGCCCGACCGGTGTCCGACGGCGCCATGAGCGTTGTGTGGGGCGCCACCCTGCCCGTGGGCACTCCCACCGGCGGCTACTTCCGCGACGGCGTGCCCGTGGAGTTCTGA
- a CDS encoding glucose 1-dehydrogenase codes for MRHARDELLGNFDLSGRTAIVTGGSRGIGRAIAGGFASLGARVVIASRKADACDAAANEIRDAGGDSLPVATHMGDPQGLAKLVARTVDEFGGVDIVVNNAANALAQPIGSITPDAMAKSWEANFRGPVLLVQEALPQLRRSDHAAIVNVTTAGVYTQGGFVSLYVAAKSAMTAMTRSMASELAGDGIRANALAPGTVGTDMVFNTPEEFQAAAVDSQLIKRLAEPAEMVPAAAFLASDASSFMTGHTLVVDGGMTVN; via the coding sequence ATGCGCCACGCCCGCGACGAGCTCCTTGGGAACTTCGACCTCAGCGGACGGACGGCCATAGTCACCGGCGGCAGTCGGGGGATCGGGCGGGCCATCGCCGGCGGTTTCGCCTCACTGGGTGCACGGGTGGTGATCGCCAGCCGCAAGGCAGATGCGTGCGATGCGGCCGCCAACGAGATCCGCGACGCCGGGGGTGACTCGCTGCCGGTCGCAACACACATGGGCGACCCGCAAGGGCTTGCCAAGCTGGTTGCCCGTACGGTCGATGAGTTCGGCGGGGTCGACATCGTCGTCAACAACGCGGCCAATGCCCTGGCGCAGCCAATCGGCTCGATCACGCCCGATGCCATGGCCAAGTCCTGGGAGGCCAACTTCCGCGGCCCCGTGCTTCTGGTGCAGGAGGCGCTCCCACAACTGCGTCGATCCGACCACGCCGCGATCGTCAACGTGACCACGGCCGGCGTGTACACGCAGGGCGGGTTCGTGTCGCTCTACGTCGCGGCCAAGTCTGCGATGACTGCCATGACGCGCTCGATGGCATCCGAGCTGGCCGGCGATGGCATCCGGGCCAACGCACTGGCGCCCGGCACGGTGGGCACCGACATGGTGTTCAACACCCCCGAGGAGTTTCAGGCCGCAGCGGTCGACTCGCAGCTGATCAAGCGGCTCGCGGAACCGGCTGAGATGGTTCCAGCGGCCGCGTTTCTGGCGAGCGACGCGTCGAGTTTCATGACTGGCCACACGCTCGTCGTCGACGGCGGAATGACCGTCAACTGA
- a CDS encoding AAA family ATPase, whose amino-acid sequence MANHPELESEQAYIEHAHECLEATRAEVEAMRNSVEGGKGGTFQNRFERDVMWDRVDSRLHQLDLGDMSLVFGRLDSEALEGDENGVGARPEETYYIGRTAVSDANRDPVVVDWRAPMAETFYRATGVDPMGLKRRRHFSTRGSTLLGIDDELFGTAADALDQGLVQGHGALISALEESRSGKLSDIVGTIQAEQDAIIRSELPGVVVVQGGPGTGKTVVALHRAAYLLYTHRFPLEGQGVLVVGPNRVFLSYIEQVLPSLGEAGVEIAQLSNLVPHVRVTGYDDEQTARVKGDLRMIDVVRAAVRDRQRALPEPLRIPYGVQHLTLSVEDSAEIVTQARRRFRTHNAGRKFVEQLFFERLAESHRNDDPAETVRGRIRREPEVRAALERMWPLLTPTELLNDCFGSPGLRRSATRRFLDDDEAALLARERLGDPVDVVFTHHDVPLLDEALEKLGPRPRHKEADAVRTYGHIVIDEAQDLSPMQLRVLDRRSLNGSMTIVGDIAQSTGAWAHDDWESVLDHLPSRREPRFEELTIGYRVPGPIMDLAARVLRVAAPQLEPPTSIRHSGEPPRIVGVPAGDLHLELADLVRSELKAVETGNVAVVVPLSMAERIDEVLDTAGIEHGRATRQGLARQVTIVTPSLVKGLELDSVIVVEPELILHEEARGPQSLYVAVTRSTKRLSILHTGELPQILR is encoded by the coding sequence GTGGCGAACCACCCGGAGCTGGAGTCGGAGCAGGCCTACATAGAGCACGCGCACGAGTGCCTCGAGGCGACCCGTGCCGAGGTCGAGGCGATGCGCAACTCCGTGGAGGGCGGCAAGGGCGGCACGTTCCAGAACCGTTTCGAGCGTGACGTCATGTGGGACCGGGTGGACTCCAGGCTGCACCAGCTCGACCTCGGTGACATGTCGCTGGTGTTCGGCCGCCTCGACAGCGAAGCCCTCGAAGGCGACGAGAACGGTGTCGGAGCCCGGCCCGAGGAGACCTACTACATCGGGCGCACCGCTGTTTCCGACGCCAATCGGGATCCGGTGGTAGTCGACTGGCGGGCGCCGATGGCGGAGACCTTCTATCGGGCCACCGGTGTGGACCCGATGGGACTGAAGCGGCGGCGGCACTTCTCGACTCGTGGAAGCACGTTGCTCGGGATCGACGACGAGCTGTTCGGCACCGCAGCAGACGCTCTCGATCAGGGTCTGGTGCAGGGTCACGGTGCGCTCATTTCGGCGCTGGAGGAGTCACGCTCGGGGAAGCTCTCCGACATCGTCGGCACGATCCAGGCCGAGCAGGACGCCATCATCCGCTCCGAGCTCCCGGGCGTTGTGGTGGTGCAGGGCGGACCGGGCACCGGCAAGACTGTCGTGGCACTGCACCGCGCCGCATACCTGCTCTACACCCATCGCTTCCCGCTCGAAGGCCAGGGAGTGCTGGTGGTGGGGCCCAACCGGGTGTTCCTCAGCTACATCGAGCAGGTGCTGCCATCGCTCGGCGAGGCGGGCGTGGAGATCGCCCAGCTGTCCAACCTGGTGCCCCACGTGAGAGTCACCGGCTACGACGACGAGCAGACCGCACGGGTCAAGGGTGACCTGCGCATGATCGACGTGGTGCGCGCCGCCGTGCGCGATCGCCAGCGCGCGCTGCCCGAACCGTTGCGGATTCCCTACGGCGTGCAGCACCTGACCCTGTCGGTGGAGGACTCCGCTGAGATAGTCACCCAGGCCCGTCGTCGGTTCCGCACCCACAACGCTGGTCGAAAGTTCGTCGAGCAGCTGTTCTTCGAGCGACTTGCCGAGAGCCACCGCAACGACGACCCAGCCGAGACCGTGCGTGGCCGGATTCGCCGCGAGCCCGAGGTGCGCGCGGCGCTCGAACGCATGTGGCCGTTGTTGACGCCCACCGAGTTGCTCAACGACTGCTTTGGCTCCCCGGGACTGCGTCGCTCGGCCACGAGACGCTTCCTCGACGACGACGAGGCGGCGCTGCTCGCCCGGGAGCGCCTCGGCGACCCTGTCGATGTCGTGTTCACGCACCACGACGTGCCACTTCTGGACGAGGCCCTCGAGAAGCTCGGGCCGCGGCCCAGGCACAAGGAAGCCGATGCCGTGCGCACCTACGGGCACATCGTGATCGACGAGGCGCAGGACCTCTCACCCATGCAGCTGCGGGTGCTCGATCGCCGGTCCCTCAACGGGTCGATGACGATCGTGGGCGACATCGCGCAGTCCACCGGAGCGTGGGCGCACGATGACTGGGAGTCGGTGCTCGACCACCTGCCGTCGCGCCGCGAGCCCCGTTTCGAGGAGCTGACGATCGGCTACCGAGTGCCCGGGCCGATCATGGACCTGGCCGCGCGGGTGCTCCGGGTGGCTGCGCCCCAGCTGGAACCGCCGACTTCGATCCGCCACAGTGGCGAGCCACCCCGGATCGTGGGAGTCCCGGCCGGTGATCTCCACCTCGAGCTGGCCGATCTGGTCCGCTCGGAACTGAAGGCGGTCGAGACCGGCAATGTTGCTGTCGTGGTGCCGCTGTCCATGGCCGAGCGGATCGACGAGGTGCTGGACACAGCCGGGATCGAACACGGTCGGGCTACTCGTCAGGGCCTTGCCAGGCAGGTCACGATCGTCACGCCGTCGCTGGTCAAGGGCCTCGAGCTCGACTCCGTGATCGTGGTGGAGCCGGAGCTCATCCTGCACGAGGAAGCCCGCGGTCCCCAGTCGCTCTATGTGGCGGTGACCCGGTCGACCAAGCGGCTCAGCATCCTGCACACGGGCGAGTTGCCGCAGATCCTGCGCTGA
- a CDS encoding copper chaperone PCu(A)C, with translation MVLQGGSQADDLVGASVSSDVAAEAQVHETTADDGMTDDSMAGDEGDMSADEGMSDDSMTDDSMTDEGMSEDDMGGGSGMMTMQEVEEVPVPADGSVALEPGGYHIMLLDLAADLTAGDTVEVTLLFSSGAEETIDAEVRDS, from the coding sequence ATGGTGCTCCAGGGCGGCAGCCAGGCTGACGACCTCGTCGGTGCGTCCGTGTCCAGTGACGTGGCAGCCGAGGCGCAGGTCCACGAGACCACCGCCGACGACGGCATGACCGACGACAGCATGGCCGGCGACGAAGGCGACATGAGCGCTGACGAGGGCATGTCTGACGACAGCATGACCGACGACAGCATGACCGACGAGGGCATGTCCGAGGACGACATGGGTGGCGGCTCCGGGATGATGACCATGCAGGAGGTCGAGGAGGTCCCCGTACCGGCCGATGGCTCGGTTGCCCTCGAGCCCGGTGGCTACCACATCATGTTGCTCGACCTCGCCGCTGACCTCACCGCCGGTGACACGGTCGAGGTGACCCTGCTCTTCAGCAGCGGTGCCGAGGAGACGATCGACGCAGAGGTGAGGGACTCCTGA
- a CDS encoding SCO family protein, whose product MRRSTTHPRSRTYGFATALFASAGLLFAACGGSDSAASTSSSTDGVDTYSGYVVDPPPFVGDVSLPLADGSGQHTMSAVAGGLELVYFGYTFCPDVCPTTMSDVRRVLGGLPEDEAELIDVSVVTVDPARDTADVLDSYVTNFVPDGLSLRTDDDAALRSAADSFGANYEVTTNEAGDIEVSHTGELYAVDDQGQVVMAWPFGTTWESLERDVRSLLAEQPQG is encoded by the coding sequence ATGCGACGGTCCACCACTCACCCCCGGTCGCGCACCTACGGGTTCGCCACGGCCCTGTTCGCCTCAGCCGGCCTGTTGTTCGCTGCCTGCGGAGGGTCGGACTCGGCTGCGTCGACCTCCTCTTCCACCGACGGGGTCGACACGTACTCGGGCTACGTGGTCGATCCACCTCCGTTCGTCGGTGATGTCAGCCTGCCGCTTGCGGACGGCAGTGGCCAGCACACGATGTCTGCTGTGGCAGGTGGTCTCGAGCTCGTGTACTTCGGCTACACCTTCTGCCCCGACGTGTGCCCGACAACGATGTCGGACGTGAGGCGGGTGCTTGGCGGACTTCCGGAGGACGAAGCCGAGCTGATCGATGTGTCCGTGGTGACGGTCGACCCCGCTCGAGACACAGCCGATGTGCTCGATTCCTATGTCACCAACTTCGTGCCCGACGGCCTCTCGCTGCGCACGGATGACGACGCAGCCCTGCGCTCCGCAGCCGACTCCTTCGGTGCCAACTACGAGGTGACGACCAACGAGGCGGGCGACATCGAGGTTTCCCACACCGGGGAGCTCTATGCCGTCGACGACCAGGGCCAGGTGGTCATGGCATGGCCGTTCGGCACCACATGGGAGTCCCTCGAACGAGATGTGCGGTCACTGCTGGCCGAGCAACCACAAGGCTGA
- the hemH gene encoding ferrochelatase produces MTHGLVVMAYGTPSGPEQVEEYYTHIRRGKPPEPRQLAELTARYEAIGGISPMAQRTRAQLDAIESELSAADPGNWLVRLGQKHAYPFIEDAVAELRASAVDRIVGLVLAPHYSAFSVGQYNARAEAAAHTTPFRGIQSWHDLPEFVSFQARALRESLAAMPGSTHVVFTAHSLPERVLVDDPYPDQLHESAQAIAAAAGVSRWAGWGLGWQSAGRTPEPWRGPDILGIIDDLAQTGRSDGLVVVPQGFTSDHLEVLYDLDIEAARAAERAGLPFGRTAVPNDDPAVMGALARLVLATGEQP; encoded by the coding sequence GTGACCCACGGGCTCGTCGTGATGGCCTACGGCACGCCGTCGGGCCCGGAACAGGTCGAGGAGTACTACACCCACATCCGTCGGGGTAAGCCTCCCGAACCCCGACAGCTGGCCGAGCTGACCGCCCGCTACGAGGCAATCGGAGGGATCTCTCCGATGGCGCAGCGCACCCGGGCACAGCTCGACGCCATCGAGTCGGAGCTCTCGGCCGCCGACCCGGGCAACTGGCTGGTCCGGCTCGGACAGAAGCATGCGTACCCGTTCATCGAGGACGCCGTCGCCGAGCTCAGGGCATCCGCAGTGGACCGCATCGTCGGACTCGTCCTGGCCCCCCACTACTCGGCGTTCAGCGTGGGCCAGTACAACGCCCGCGCCGAAGCCGCCGCGCACACCACACCCTTTCGCGGAATCCAGTCGTGGCATGACCTGCCCGAGTTCGTGAGCTTCCAGGCCCGTGCATTGCGCGAGTCGCTGGCCGCAATGCCGGGCAGCACGCACGTGGTGTTCACCGCCCATTCGCTTCCCGAGAGGGTGCTGGTCGATGACCCGTACCCTGACCAGCTGCACGAGTCGGCCCAGGCGATCGCAGCCGCGGCCGGCGTCTCGCGATGGGCAGGCTGGGGGCTCGGGTGGCAGTCGGCGGGCCGAACGCCCGAGCCGTGGCGGGGCCCCGACATCCTCGGGATCATCGACGACCTCGCACAGACGGGCCGCAGCGACGGGCTCGTGGTGGTGCCCCAGGGGTTCACCTCCGATCATCTCGAAGTGCTCTACGACCTCGACATCGAAGCGGCCCGAGCCGCCGAGCGGGCCGGCCTCCCGTTCGGCCGCACCGCGGTACCCAACGACGACCCCGCTGTGATGGGCGCATTGGCGCGCCTCGTGCTGGCAACTGGAGAGCAGCCATGA
- the hemE gene encoding uroporphyrinogen decarboxylase codes for MANLPSHEDSNFIRAARSQPVEHTPVWFMRQAGRSLPEYREVRGEGTIINAIADVDRATEITLQPVRRYGVDAAILYSDIMTPVHAIGFGVDIEPGVGPVVEQPFRSAADLERLRPLDAGADTPYVLETVRNLVAELPVPLIAFAGAPFTVASYLLEGRPTRTWTVTKTLMHTDEALWNQLMDRLADLAIASLRSQVAEGASALQLFDSWAGALNPSDYERFVLPHSTRVLSAVADLGVPRIHFGVNTAELLGLMASAGAEMVGVDWRTPLDAARDRVPEGTALQGNLDPALVVAGWEAVRPAADDVMRLGADRRGGHVFNLGHGVLPETDPTVLEALVEHIHTSSGSDR; via the coding sequence ATGGCGAACCTCCCCTCCCACGAGGACTCCAACTTCATCCGCGCTGCGCGGAGCCAGCCCGTGGAGCACACACCGGTGTGGTTCATGCGCCAGGCGGGTAGGTCACTCCCGGAGTACCGCGAAGTCCGCGGGGAGGGCACGATCATCAACGCGATCGCTGACGTGGACCGCGCCACGGAGATCACCTTGCAGCCGGTGCGCCGCTACGGAGTCGACGCAGCGATCCTCTACTCCGACATCATGACCCCCGTTCATGCCATCGGTTTCGGCGTCGACATCGAGCCCGGCGTCGGGCCCGTGGTGGAACAGCCATTCCGCTCGGCGGCCGACCTCGAGCGACTACGGCCACTGGATGCCGGCGCCGACACTCCCTACGTGCTCGAAACCGTGCGCAATCTCGTGGCGGAACTGCCGGTGCCGCTCATTGCGTTCGCCGGCGCCCCGTTCACGGTTGCCAGCTACCTGCTCGAAGGCCGACCCACCCGCACCTGGACCGTCACCAAGACGCTCATGCATACCGACGAGGCGCTCTGGAACCAGCTGATGGACCGCCTCGCCGACCTTGCGATCGCGTCGCTGCGCTCACAGGTGGCCGAGGGCGCATCGGCACTCCAGCTGTTCGACTCGTGGGCCGGGGCGCTCAACCCCTCCGACTACGAGCGCTTCGTTCTGCCACACAGCACAAGAGTGCTCTCAGCAGTGGCCGACCTGGGCGTCCCCCGGATCCACTTCGGGGTGAACACAGCAGAGCTGCTCGGCCTGATGGCGTCGGCCGGCGCAGAGATGGTGGGTGTCGACTGGCGCACACCCCTCGACGCGGCCCGCGACCGTGTGCCGGAAGGAACCGCGCTGCAAGGCAACCTGGATCCGGCGCTGGTGGTCGCAGGCTGGGAGGCGGTCCGTCCGGCTGCAGACGATGTGATGCGGCTCGGAGCCGACCGGCGCGGTGGTCACGTCTTCAACCTCGGCCATGGCGTGCTGCCCGAGACCGACCCAACGGTGCTGGAGGCTCTCGTGGAGCACATCCACACGAGCTCTGGGAGCGACAGGTGA
- a CDS encoding enoyl-CoA hydratase/isomerase family protein, with protein sequence MGNDDLVLTEVRDDSVGVVTLNRPDRLNALSMDMTTAITEAFGEMGAERDVSVVVLRGNGKGFCAGADVKGDGSPPPDSEGRGQVGTNYRAQEHLARMIQVVHECPKPVITAAHGASVGGGLALALAADMRVATPETRFGAVFHNLGLSAADVGVSWFLPRVVGPTRAAELMMSGRIFTGEEADGFGMLNRLVPADELLDAALELAALVTRNSEYGIWMSKKGMWLAMDAPSLRHAMEMENRTQVLGLFTGNLGAGVEAAMTKTDPDWKPM encoded by the coding sequence ATGGGCAACGATGACCTGGTGCTGACAGAGGTGCGCGACGACTCGGTCGGCGTGGTCACCCTCAACCGACCCGACAGGCTCAACGCGCTGTCGATGGACATGACCACGGCCATCACCGAAGCGTTCGGCGAGATGGGTGCCGAGCGCGACGTGTCAGTGGTGGTCCTGCGTGGCAACGGGAAGGGTTTCTGCGCCGGGGCCGATGTGAAGGGCGACGGCAGCCCGCCGCCCGACAGCGAGGGGCGTGGCCAGGTCGGAACCAACTACCGGGCACAGGAGCACCTGGCCCGGATGATCCAGGTCGTGCACGAGTGCCCGAAGCCGGTGATCACAGCTGCGCACGGAGCGTCGGTTGGCGGCGGGCTGGCTCTGGCCCTCGCCGCCGACATGCGCGTCGCCACACCCGAGACCCGTTTCGGCGCAGTGTTCCACAACCTCGGGCTGTCGGCAGCAGACGTGGGCGTGAGCTGGTTCCTGCCACGGGTCGTGGGACCCACCCGTGCGGCTGAGCTGATGATGTCGGGTCGGATCTTCACCGGCGAAGAGGCCGACGGTTTCGGGATGCTCAACCGACTCGTGCCCGCTGATGAACTGCTCGATGCGGCGCTGGAGCTGGCCGCACTGGTCACCCGCAACAGTGAGTACGGGATCTGGATGTCGAAGAAGGGCATGTGGCTGGCGATGGACGCACCCTCGCTGCGTCACGCCATGGAGATGGAGAACCGCACACAGGTACTGGGCCTGTTCACCGGCAACCTCGGCGCCGGGGTGGAAGCCGCCATGACGAAGACGGACCCCGACTGGAAACCGATGTAG
- a CDS encoding DUF1838 domain-containing protein, whose product MAIDFEDPADNVHAFVKMWASVGDEPAYGCFHGTMFASIGDRKLMPLFGYGGTGVMQAKILSSGHARLRGKETGYFTDLATGEPMSSWDNPFTGETVEVFDFLNDRVRGELGLEMPRFEFGEAGDEPTDMHAGAERADVAPGASGGVPFVLPWQVYGDQVLLEWDYTHRYTNPVTPALWPMASTGEFINPSEHFCFVTSLAQLQDSGVDSAHFTAGFSRLSPWWPWMRMGGSGVDGVLFGRMFSRKVVRGLEDVPAPVLAHTEKHHPEFLQPPTDWDDGGPISTWEAYARDVPPEEIR is encoded by the coding sequence GTGGCGATCGACTTCGAGGATCCGGCGGACAACGTCCATGCGTTCGTCAAGATGTGGGCGTCGGTTGGTGACGAACCTGCGTATGGCTGCTTCCACGGCACCATGTTCGCCTCGATCGGCGACCGGAAGCTGATGCCCCTGTTCGGCTATGGGGGAACCGGGGTGATGCAGGCGAAGATCCTTTCCAGCGGCCACGCTCGCCTGCGTGGCAAGGAGACCGGGTACTTCACCGACCTTGCCACCGGCGAGCCGATGTCGAGCTGGGACAATCCGTTCACCGGCGAGACGGTCGAGGTGTTCGATTTCCTCAACGATCGTGTGCGCGGCGAACTGGGCCTGGAGATGCCGCGCTTCGAGTTCGGTGAGGCGGGCGATGAGCCCACCGACATGCACGCGGGAGCAGAGCGAGCCGACGTCGCCCCTGGTGCATCCGGCGGCGTTCCGTTCGTGTTGCCGTGGCAGGTCTACGGCGACCAGGTGCTGCTCGAGTGGGACTACACGCACCGCTACACCAACCCGGTCACCCCGGCTCTGTGGCCGATGGCGTCCACCGGCGAGTTCATCAATCCCTCCGAGCACTTCTGCTTCGTCACGTCGCTCGCCCAACTGCAGGACAGCGGCGTCGACTCCGCGCACTTCACCGCAGGGTTCTCGCGGCTGAGCCCCTGGTGGCCCTGGATGCGGATGGGTGGCAGCGGCGTTGACGGTGTGCTGTTCGGCCGCATGTTCTCGCGCAAGGTCGTCCGTGGACTCGAGGACGTCCCTGCGCCGGTCCTGGCACACACCGAGAAGCACCATCCCGAGTTCCTGCAACCGCCGACGGACTGGGACGATGGAGGGCCGATCAGCACGTGGGAGGCCTATGCCCGCGACGTGCCGCCCGAAGAGATTCGATGA
- a CDS encoding hydroxyacid dehydrogenase produces MERSPRIAVGPEGVPEWMSDAVAAGGGDVVPLAEADALLWGAPNDPGGLRRVLDDAGTRLEWVQLPWAGIEPYVSALDLDRLWTCGKGVYAEPVAEMALTLGLAAMRAVDRYARATTWLEHGHMGVNLRRAKVTILGGGGITEALLRLLAPFEAEVTVVRNRPTVMEGADRVLGSSTTEIDDAIAGADMVVLALALTPETTGVIDARRLALLHRRSVVVNVARGAHIVTDDLVAALQQDRIMGAGLDVTDPEPLPDGHPLWDMHNCIITPHVGNTPEMARPLLAERITTNVVRWIAGEELIGPVDATLGY; encoded by the coding sequence ATGGAGCGAAGCCCCCGAATCGCAGTCGGCCCCGAGGGAGTCCCTGAGTGGATGTCCGATGCGGTGGCGGCCGGTGGCGGCGATGTGGTTCCCCTCGCAGAGGCCGACGCACTGCTGTGGGGGGCACCCAACGACCCCGGCGGGCTGCGACGAGTCCTCGACGACGCCGGCACGCGCCTCGAGTGGGTGCAGCTGCCGTGGGCCGGCATCGAACCGTACGTCTCCGCGTTGGACCTGGATCGGCTGTGGACCTGCGGCAAGGGCGTGTACGCCGAGCCGGTGGCCGAGATGGCACTCACGCTCGGACTCGCCGCGATGAGGGCAGTCGACCGCTACGCCCGTGCGACCACATGGCTTGAGCACGGCCACATGGGCGTCAACCTGCGCCGCGCGAAAGTGACCATCCTCGGCGGCGGCGGCATCACCGAAGCACTGCTGAGGCTCCTGGCGCCGTTCGAGGCCGAGGTGACGGTGGTGCGCAACCGACCGACGGTGATGGAAGGTGCGGATCGGGTGCTGGGCTCCTCAACCACCGAGATCGATGACGCGATCGCCGGCGCCGACATGGTGGTCCTGGCCCTGGCGCTGACTCCCGAAACGACGGGCGTGATCGACGCCCGACGGCTGGCCCTGCTGCACCGCCGCTCGGTGGTGGTCAACGTGGCGCGCGGCGCCCACATCGTCACCGATGACCTCGTGGCGGCATTGCAGCAGGACCGCATCATGGGGGCCGGGTTGGACGTGACCGACCCCGAACCGCTGCCCGACGGCCACCCGCTGTGGGACATGCACAACTGCATCATCACGCCGCACGTGGGCAACACCCCCGAGATGGCGCGGCCGTTGCTGGCCGAGCGCATCACCACCAACGTCGTGCGGTGGATCGCCGGCGAGGAACTGATCGGCCCAGTCGACGCCACCCTCGGCTACTGA